The following are encoded together in the Novipirellula caenicola genome:
- a CDS encoding sulfatase has translation MLFRVCIAMCVSLACGVPRTHAGDPAAPITSSRPPNVLFIAVDDLACTLGCYGDVIARTPNIDRLAASGVCFQRAYNQLPLCNPTRASIMTGLRPDKIKVYDLDRHFRDELPDVVTLSQSFQAAGYFAARVGKIYHYNVPAAIGTDGFDDPPSWNHTINPRGRDKTDEVLVYNAEPHRKISGALSWLAADGEDEEQTDGMIASEAIKLMQQKRDKPLFLGVGFFRPHTPYVAPKKYFDLYPAAALRLPYSPPGDRDDIPLAAFAHNCPVPNYQLDYDTLIKATQAYYACVSFVDAQVGRLMDALEQLDLAENTIVVFWSDHGYHLGEHDGIWQKRTLFEQSARAPLIIRSPTHEESSGVCRRIVEFVDLYPTLTDLAGIKAPENLDGRSLRPLLNNPLAPWDNVAVTQVLRPADDRLGDQVMGCSIRTDRYRYTEWGEGKYGFELYDHHADPLEFNNLAIDPDEATRDVIAQLRPLLRSHASGQIPVTPVNPERL, from the coding sequence ATGTTGTTTCGCGTTTGCATTGCAATGTGCGTTTCGCTCGCGTGTGGTGTTCCTCGCACTCACGCGGGCGATCCCGCGGCGCCAATAACCTCGTCCCGGCCACCGAACGTGTTGTTCATTGCGGTTGACGATTTGGCGTGCACGCTTGGTTGTTACGGAGACGTGATCGCGAGGACGCCGAATATCGATCGGCTTGCCGCCAGCGGCGTTTGTTTCCAACGAGCTTATAACCAATTGCCGCTGTGTAACCCCACCCGGGCGTCGATCATGACGGGACTGCGGCCTGACAAAATCAAAGTCTACGACCTGGATCGCCACTTTCGCGACGAGTTGCCCGATGTGGTCACGCTATCGCAATCGTTCCAGGCAGCTGGATACTTTGCCGCTCGCGTTGGCAAAATCTATCACTACAACGTGCCGGCGGCGATTGGGACGGACGGTTTTGATGATCCGCCGTCATGGAATCATACCATTAACCCCCGAGGTCGCGATAAGACCGACGAGGTGTTGGTCTACAACGCCGAACCGCATCGAAAGATCAGCGGCGCACTCAGCTGGTTGGCTGCCGACGGCGAGGACGAAGAGCAGACCGACGGGATGATCGCCAGCGAAGCGATCAAGCTAATGCAGCAGAAACGCGACAAACCGTTATTCCTTGGCGTCGGTTTTTTTCGTCCGCACACGCCGTATGTCGCCCCAAAGAAATACTTTGATTTGTATCCGGCGGCCGCGTTGCGTTTGCCTTATTCGCCGCCGGGCGATCGCGATGACATTCCGCTTGCCGCATTCGCGCATAATTGTCCCGTGCCAAACTATCAACTCGATTACGACACGTTGATCAAGGCGACGCAGGCCTATTATGCGTGTGTCTCGTTTGTCGATGCTCAGGTCGGACGGCTGATGGATGCGCTTGAGCAGCTGGATCTCGCAGAAAATACGATCGTGGTGTTTTGGAGCGATCACGGCTATCACCTCGGTGAACACGATGGCATCTGGCAAAAGCGAACCTTGTTCGAACAATCCGCCCGTGCTCCGTTGATCATTCGGTCACCCACGCACGAGGAATCCTCGGGCGTGTGTCGCCGAATTGTCGAGTTCGTTGATCTCTATCCGACGCTGACCGATTTGGCCGGGATCAAGGCTCCTGAGAATCTTGACGGTCGCAGTTTGCGTCCCTTGTTGAACAACCCGCTTGCGCCGTGGGATAACGTCGCGGTGACACAAGTATTGCGGCCTGCGGACGATCGACTCGGTGATCAGGTGATGGGGTGCAGTATCCGCACCGACCGCTATCGCTATACCGAGTGGGGCGAAGGCAAATATGGTTTTGAGCTATACGATCATCATGCCGATCCGCTGGAGTTCAATAACTTGGCGATCGACCCGGACGAAGCGACCAGAGACGTGATCGCGCAGCTGCGACCGCTGCTACGTTCACACGCGTCCGGGCAAATCCCGGTGACGCCCGTGAATCCCGAGCGGCTATAG
- a CDS encoding sulfatase yields the protein MTFLINCPEEVRASEKPNFIVVFCDNLGYGDIEPFGSKLHRTPNLNRMAAEGRKFTHFSVTAGVCTPSRASLMTGCYAQRVGMHTNPRDGLVLRPVSPYGLNPDEVTIAESLKSSGYATAIVGKWHLGDQPQFLPTRQGFDFFFGVPYSDDMTARVWKDGSQWPPLPLMENETVIEAPCDRNGLTKRYTQRAMQWIAEHRDEPFFLYFPQAMPGSTSTPFSSEQFRGESANGPWGDAIEELDWSIGVMLDQLQELGIAENTMVVWTSDNGAPIQRNVNDLSRGSNLPLHGRGYTTAEGAFRVPTIVWQPGRVPAGTVCEELATTMDLLPTFTKLAGGVLPQDRKIDGHDISPLLFSEQAAKSPYQAFYYYHTDQLQAIRSGPWKLFLPVTGRPHPHFKPNQPSEPLLFNVVEDIASEHNVASEHPKIVDRLMALAEQAREDLGDSGRPGSGQRPVGQIEESAIAQPQRLLP from the coding sequence ATGACGTTCCTGATAAATTGTCCCGAGGAAGTCCGAGCGTCGGAGAAACCCAATTTCATCGTCGTCTTCTGCGATAACCTTGGCTACGGCGATATCGAGCCATTTGGTTCGAAGCTTCATCGCACTCCGAATCTTAACCGCATGGCCGCCGAAGGCCGCAAATTCACGCACTTCAGTGTGACCGCGGGAGTGTGTACGCCGTCGCGTGCAAGTTTGATGACCGGTTGTTACGCACAACGTGTTGGCATGCATACCAATCCTCGCGACGGTTTAGTGTTGCGTCCCGTTTCGCCTTACGGACTGAACCCCGATGAAGTGACGATTGCTGAATCACTCAAGTCCTCTGGTTATGCCACCGCGATCGTCGGCAAGTGGCATTTAGGGGACCAGCCACAGTTTTTGCCGACGCGGCAAGGGTTCGATTTCTTTTTCGGTGTCCCCTACTCGGACGACATGACGGCACGAGTGTGGAAAGACGGTTCGCAATGGCCGCCACTGCCGCTGATGGAAAACGAAACGGTCATCGAAGCCCCCTGTGACCGCAACGGGTTGACCAAGCGTTACACGCAACGGGCGATGCAGTGGATCGCAGAACATCGCGACGAACCCTTCTTTTTGTATTTCCCACAAGCGATGCCGGGCAGCACCTCGACACCCTTTTCAAGCGAACAATTCCGTGGCGAAAGTGCAAACGGGCCGTGGGGGGACGCCATCGAAGAACTCGATTGGTCGATCGGCGTGATGCTCGATCAGCTGCAAGAACTCGGGATTGCCGAAAACACGATGGTCGTTTGGACGTCGGACAACGGAGCTCCGATCCAACGCAATGTCAATGACCTGAGCCGAGGATCGAATCTGCCACTACACGGCCGCGGCTACACCACCGCCGAAGGTGCGTTCCGCGTACCAACGATCGTTTGGCAACCTGGGCGGGTTCCCGCGGGGACGGTTTGCGAAGAACTTGCCACCACCATGGATCTGCTGCCGACGTTCACCAAACTCGCGGGCGGAGTGTTGCCGCAAGACCGCAAGATCGATGGTCACGACATTTCGCCTTTGCTGTTTTCCGAACAAGCCGCCAAATCACCCTACCAAGCGTTCTACTATTATCACACCGATCAACTGCAGGCGATCCGCAGTGGTCCTTGGAAATTATTCTTGCCAGTGACGGGCAGGCCTCATCCGCATTTCAAACCGAATCAGCCGTCTGAACCGCTGCTATTCAATGTCGTCGAGGACATCGCAAGCGAACATAACGTCGCCTCGGAGCATCCCAAGATCGTTGATCGGCTGATGGCGTTGGCCGAACAGGCTCGAGAGGATTTAGGAGACAGTGGACGACCAGGATCGGGGCAACGTCCCGTCGGCCAGATCGAGGAATCGGCGATCGCCCAGCCGCAGCGATTGTTGCCGTAG
- a CDS encoding sulfatase-like hydrolase/transferase, whose translation MTRSIRNLSLLIAVLCLAMIPSAADAVAEERDNESPKRPNILFIIVDDQSPEDFKFYNPKSTLHSPNIDKLAAEGMVFDAAYHMGSFSGAVCTPSRHMVMSGRTVWHLPIAPNGKQLCPPNLEQNTLAAVFNRAGYDTMRTCKRGNSYEGANKQFTVRHDATKRGGTDESGSPWHGDQVMDYLNQRESDNDSDPFLVYFGFSHPHDTRDGRPELLKKYGATNHTDRNSLPDENPKQPALPENYLPEHPFPHGHPGLRDEVSVSGVWTNRDERTIRNERGREYACDEAIDIQVGRVLKKLDSMGELDNTYVVYTSDHGIAIGRHGLQGKQNLYEHTWRVPLIVKGPGIKPGSRAIGNTYLLDTLATLCDLAGIDPPETNEGISFKPVLEGKKSKVRDVLYGTYSGGTKPGMRAVKKGDWKLIKYDVLDGTVRETQLFNLAENPHEFLAQHGKQDPMQTDLAENPKYADKLAEMEALLLSEMRRLDDPYRLWDQPNDGLTAPAKQTPKKNKPKKSK comes from the coding sequence ATGACACGATCCATCCGCAATTTGTCTCTCTTGATCGCCGTTTTATGCTTGGCGATGATCCCATCGGCTGCCGACGCGGTGGCGGAGGAACGCGACAACGAGTCCCCCAAACGCCCCAACATCCTGTTCATTATCGTCGACGATCAGTCGCCCGAAGATTTCAAGTTTTACAACCCAAAGTCGACTCTGCACTCGCCGAACATCGACAAATTGGCGGCCGAAGGGATGGTCTTTGACGCCGCCTATCACATGGGATCGTTCTCGGGCGCCGTCTGTACGCCATCACGCCACATGGTGATGTCGGGCCGCACCGTTTGGCATTTGCCAATCGCGCCCAATGGCAAACAGTTGTGTCCACCCAATCTAGAACAGAACACGCTTGCTGCGGTGTTCAATCGAGCGGGTTACGACACGATGCGAACTTGCAAACGAGGCAATTCTTATGAAGGGGCGAACAAACAATTTACGGTGCGTCACGACGCCACCAAACGCGGCGGCACTGACGAATCGGGCAGCCCGTGGCATGGCGATCAAGTCATGGACTATCTAAATCAACGCGAATCGGATAATGATTCGGATCCATTTTTGGTCTACTTTGGATTTTCGCATCCGCACGACACGCGTGATGGCCGACCTGAGTTACTTAAAAAGTATGGAGCCACCAATCACACCGATCGCAACTCGCTGCCTGACGAAAATCCCAAACAACCTGCGCTTCCGGAAAACTACCTTCCCGAGCATCCGTTCCCCCATGGGCATCCAGGGTTGCGTGACGAAGTCTCGGTCAGCGGCGTCTGGACGAATCGTGACGAGCGCACGATTCGCAACGAACGAGGCCGCGAATACGCTTGCGACGAGGCGATCGATATCCAAGTCGGTCGAGTACTGAAGAAGCTCGACTCGATGGGCGAACTCGATAACACTTACGTCGTTTATACCTCGGACCACGGCATCGCGATTGGTCGTCATGGATTGCAAGGCAAACAGAATCTGTACGAACACACATGGCGAGTTCCGCTGATCGTCAAAGGACCAGGGATCAAACCAGGTTCGCGTGCGATCGGAAACACCTACCTGCTCGACACGCTGGCGACGCTCTGTGATCTGGCGGGCATTGATCCCCCGGAAACCAACGAAGGGATCAGTTTCAAACCGGTTTTGGAAGGGAAGAAGTCAAAGGTGCGTGACGTGTTGTATGGCACCTACAGCGGCGGTACCAAACCGGGGATGCGAGCGGTCAAGAAAGGCGATTGGAAACTGATTAAATACGATGTCTTGGATGGCACCGTACGCGAGACGCAGCTCTTCAACCTCGCAGAAAATCCTCACGAATTTTTGGCGCAACATGGCAAGCAGGATCCAATGCAGACTGATCTCGCAGAGAATCCCAAATACGCTGACAAACTGGCCGAAATGGAGGCTTTGCTGCTGAGTGAGATGCGGCGGCTGGACGATCCGTATCGTCTTTGGGATCAACCGAACGACGGATTGACCGCACCGGCCAAGCAAACGCCGAAGAAGAACAAGCCGAAGAAGTCGAAGTAA
- a CDS encoding MFS transporter has protein sequence MSETEPTPGRPPLTLAMLALVIAGEAIFFLPFVIARVFRPTLLEVFGISNLELGYAFASYGVVAMLAYFPGGPLADAFAARKMMTVALLSTSLGGVVLAAIPSLGVMKWLYAYWGLTTILLFWAAMIRATRELGGDEFSGTAFGILDGGRGLVAAATGSVAVLVYSWLLQGDSDAATFAERTAAFRQVILVFAGITLASAMLVWFAVRVDDRDTVASEPRITWAGAVAVLKMPAVAVQALIIVCAYVGYKGLDDVSLYAREVLEYDEVAAAHTSTVSMWVRPIAAIAAGIIADRTRISRITALSFLILALGCGTIALGWFKPGMNAVFFGVIIVTSAAVFALRGLYFAIMQEGHVPIRYTGTAVGVVSAIGYTPDVFMGPMMGKLLDDSPGALGHQHLFAVVAAFALLGLVASLAFPLLPKRHGEV, from the coding sequence ATGAGCGAAACCGAACCCACGCCGGGTCGCCCCCCGTTGACGTTGGCGATGTTGGCATTGGTGATTGCGGGTGAAGCCATCTTTTTTTTGCCGTTTGTGATCGCTCGTGTGTTTCGTCCGACGTTGTTGGAAGTGTTCGGGATCAGCAACCTTGAACTCGGTTATGCGTTTGCCTCCTACGGCGTTGTTGCGATGCTCGCGTACTTTCCTGGCGGCCCGCTTGCCGACGCGTTTGCGGCTCGCAAGATGATGACGGTGGCTTTGCTATCGACGTCGCTTGGCGGAGTAGTGCTGGCCGCGATCCCGTCGCTGGGGGTGATGAAGTGGTTGTATGCCTATTGGGGGCTGACAACGATATTGTTGTTTTGGGCGGCCATGATTCGCGCGACGCGTGAACTCGGCGGCGACGAGTTTTCAGGAACCGCCTTCGGTATCCTCGATGGCGGTCGCGGATTGGTCGCAGCCGCCACCGGTTCGGTCGCGGTGCTGGTCTATTCGTGGTTGTTACAAGGCGATTCGGATGCAGCAACCTTCGCGGAACGCACCGCCGCGTTTCGACAAGTGATCCTGGTGTTCGCCGGAATCACGTTGGCATCAGCGATGTTGGTTTGGTTTGCCGTTCGTGTTGACGATCGCGACACGGTGGCAAGCGAGCCGAGAATCACATGGGCAGGTGCCGTGGCAGTGCTAAAGATGCCCGCGGTGGCGGTGCAGGCGTTGATCATCGTTTGTGCGTACGTTGGCTACAAAGGACTCGATGATGTTTCGTTGTATGCCCGCGAGGTTTTGGAGTATGACGAGGTTGCAGCGGCGCATACGAGCACCGTATCGATGTGGGTGCGTCCGATCGCTGCGATTGCGGCGGGGATCATCGCCGATCGGACTCGTATTTCGCGGATCACCGCATTGAGTTTCCTAATCCTGGCACTCGGTTGCGGGACGATTGCATTGGGATGGTTCAAACCGGGAATGAACGCCGTGTTTTTCGGTGTGATCATCGTCACTAGCGCCGCCGTGTTTGCACTACGTGGGCTCTATTTTGCGATCATGCAGGAAGGGCACGTTCCGATTCGATACACTGGGACCGCGGTTGGGGTGGTATCAGCGATCGGATATACGCCGGATGTGTTCATGGGGCCGATGATGGGAAAACTGCTTGACGATTCGCCTGGTGCACTCGGGCACCAGCACTTGTTTGCGGTGGTCGCCGCGTTTGCGTTACTCGGTTTGGTAGCTTCGCTTGCGTTCCCGCTGCTGCCAAAGCGTCATGGCGAAGTTTGA